In Candidatus Desulfofervidus auxilii, one genomic interval encodes:
- a CDS encoding M20/M25/M40 family metallo-hydrolase: MVNLSRLKQTFLNLLYLSSPSRQEGLVASYIKERLNALSIPYLEDNAGEKLGSTANNLIAWVEGKKEKPVLMLNAHMDTVQRPEEKVEVIEKNDVLKSKGKTILGADDKSGIAIIIELLEILKENNFSHWPLQPVFTICEEIGLLGAKNLDYSLLEAKWGLVLDGGEPAEIIHRAPTANRFRIEVIGKEAHAGVEPEKGINAIWVASKAISQLSWGRIDEETTCNVGLIKGGIATNIVPPKVILEGEVRSHKPEKLEAQTEKISTAFQNIIADISPQSGLARLNIDIKEDYPLMYVSEAHPLIKLLQKAGKQIGMEMHLKISGGGSDANIFNSINIPSVIIGTGMKNVHTCQEYISLYDMVKTVNILLQMIMME, from the coding sequence ATGGTTAATCTTTCCAGATTAAAACAGACTTTTTTAAACCTACTATACTTAAGTAGTCCTTCTCGACAAGAAGGATTAGTGGCTAGTTATATCAAAGAGCGACTTAATGCCTTGAGTATTCCATATTTAGAAGACAATGCAGGGGAGAAACTTGGTTCTACTGCTAATAATCTAATAGCTTGGGTAGAAGGTAAAAAAGAAAAACCAGTGCTTATGCTTAACGCCCATATGGACACAGTCCAGAGACCAGAAGAAAAAGTAGAGGTGATAGAAAAAAATGATGTTTTGAAAAGCAAAGGGAAAACTATTTTGGGGGCTGATGATAAATCAGGGATAGCTATTATTATAGAATTATTGGAAATATTGAAAGAAAATAATTTTTCTCACTGGCCCTTACAACCAGTGTTTACTATTTGTGAAGAGATTGGCTTGTTAGGGGCCAAAAATTTAGATTATTCTTTATTAGAGGCCAAGTGGGGACTGGTATTAGATGGGGGAGAGCCGGCAGAAATTATCCATCGTGCTCCTACGGCCAATCGTTTTCGGATTGAAGTAATTGGTAAAGAAGCCCATGCCGGGGTAGAACCAGAGAAGGGGATAAATGCCATATGGGTAGCCAGTAAGGCCATTTCTCAGCTAAGTTGGGGAAGGATTGATGAGGAAACTACTTGCAATGTGGGGCTTATTAAAGGAGGCATAGCTACTAATATTGTTCCTCCTAAGGTAATTCTAGAAGGTGAAGTAAGAAGTCATAAACCAGAAAAGTTAGAAGCACAAACAGAAAAAATCTCAACTGCATTTCAAAATATCATAGCTGATATATCTCCTCAATCTGGTTTAGCCCGGTTAAATATAGACATTAAAGAAGATTACCCCCTTATGTATGTAAGTGAAGCGCATCCTTTAATCAAATTACTCCAAAAAGCAGGTAAGCAGATAGGCATGGAAATGCATCTGAAAATAAGTGGAGGAGGAAGTGATGCCAACATTTTCAATTCTATAAATATTCCCAGTGTAATCATTGGAACGGGAATGAAGAACGTTCATACTTGCCAAGAATATATTTCATTGTATGATATGGTAAAGACTGTGAATATATTATTACAAATGATAATGATGGAATAA
- a CDS encoding PadR family transcriptional regulator: MKLEVILLGLLKESPKHGYELKKIIEEEIKPLTNVTLTSLYYTLDKLTKKGYLNCEIEREGNRPERRVYTLTPKGEIFLNKLLIRNFLYLERPFFNLDLVLYFLDRLPSQKQIKKLIKKRIERLKEIAVWAEETKQRLLINKQSEQKVLIPEHLKELIEVEIRFTKKLQEHFISK; the protein is encoded by the coding sequence ATGAAATTAGAGGTAATTCTTTTAGGACTTTTAAAAGAATCTCCCAAACATGGCTATGAATTAAAAAAAATCATTGAAGAAGAAATTAAACCCTTAACCAATGTAACGCTTACTTCTCTTTATTATACTTTAGATAAATTAACCAAAAAGGGATATCTGAATTGTGAGATAGAAAGAGAAGGAAATCGGCCTGAAAGGCGGGTTTATACCCTTACACCAAAGGGTGAAATATTTCTAAATAAATTACTTATTCGCAATTTTTTGTATTTAGAAAGGCCTTTTTTTAATCTGGATTTAGTCCTTTATTTTTTAGATAGATTACCTTCTCAAAAACAGATAAAAAAACTTATAAAAAAAAGGATTGAGCGTTTGAAGGAAATTGCTGTATGGGCAGAAGAGACAAAACAAAGACTTTTGATAAATAAACAATCTGAGCAGAAGGTTCTCATCCCAGAACACTTAAAGGAATTAATAGAAGTAGAAATCCGATTTACCAAAAAATTACAAGAACACTTTATTTCTAAGTAA
- a CDS encoding prepilin-type N-terminal cleavage/methylation domain-containing protein has translation MMPYLPKNGFTLIELIVVIAIMSIIAALAVASYKAYVIIARNASALAQLNMVKNAQAVLVEEIQCYGVSAFGATLSNPPGGSGIGTILGGPLTSATAKTSGAMITGQNSQNIISAVPITVGSGIILRADTDGGNNSSCLIVVKHLNGDTVYGNDSDTVGVNYWVRNPAWVGQGVAAVVPGAFPAGLQIPSCTNKNDFQNAPGGGIPTANWTYKQ, from the coding sequence ATGATGCCATATCTGCCTAAGAATGGATTTACTTTAATTGAGCTAATAGTAGTAATAGCTATTATGAGCATTATTGCTGCTTTAGCTGTTGCCTCCTATAAAGCTTATGTAATAATAGCCAGAAATGCTTCTGCACTTGCTCAGTTAAATATGGTCAAAAATGCCCAAGCGGTCCTGGTTGAGGAAATTCAATGTTATGGGGTGAGTGCCTTTGGAGCCACTTTATCCAATCCTCCTGGAGGGAGTGGTATAGGCACTATCCTAGGAGGTCCTCTAACTAGTGCTACTGCCAAAACATCAGGAGCTATGATTACTGGCCAAAATTCTCAGAATATAATCAGTGCGGTACCCATTACTGTAGGGAGTGGGATTATCCTTAGGGCAGACACAGATGGAGGTAATAATTCTTCATGTTTAATAGTAGTTAAACATTTAAACGGTGATACCGTTTATGGCAATGATTCTGACACAGTAGGTGTTAACTATTGGGTAAGAAACCCTGCTTGGGTTGGACAAGGAGTTGCCGCAGTAGTCCCTGGTGCATTCCCTGCAGGATTACAAATACCTTCGTGTACCAACAAAAATGATTTTCAAAATGCACCTGGAGGAGGTATCCCTACAGCTAACTGGACTTATAAACAATAA
- a CDS encoding tetratricopeptide repeat protein — translation MKKFVLVFLILGYFIIIKNLAGTKPLVLTKENSPPKVIPPAVLKLTWGEFKNLGADFLFIKSLVYQEAEAISKFSEQEWNYVYSVLEASRVLDPYFKDPYWLVQAFFPWEAESPEKAIAFLKKGLSYRTWDWTLPYYIGFNYFFFLKDYAQASKYLFEAAKISDDPFIATLAAQIAYKGGKTETAIAFLSDMYSKVVSEEAKKSIKKRLDALQGVLILEKAVERYKMMFGHLPHTLSELIDKGIIKEIPQNPYHTPYYLKDGKVLF, via the coding sequence ATGAAAAAATTTGTTCTTGTCTTTCTTATTTTAGGTTATTTTATAATCATTAAAAATTTGGCAGGAACAAAACCCTTGGTTTTAACAAAAGAAAACTCTCCTCCTAAAGTCATACCACCTGCTGTGTTAAAACTGACTTGGGGGGAATTTAAAAACTTAGGGGCTGATTTTCTATTTATAAAGTCTTTAGTATATCAAGAAGCAGAAGCTATAAGCAAATTTTCTGAACAAGAATGGAATTATGTTTATTCTGTTTTAGAGGCATCCAGGGTGCTTGACCCCTATTTTAAAGACCCTTATTGGCTGGTGCAGGCATTTTTCCCTTGGGAGGCTGAATCTCCTGAGAAGGCTATTGCCTTTTTAAAAAAAGGGCTTTCTTATCGGACATGGGATTGGACCTTGCCTTATTACATTGGATTCAATTATTTCTTTTTCTTGAAAGACTATGCTCAGGCCTCCAAGTACTTGTTTGAGGCCGCTAAAATATCTGATGATCCATTTATCGCTACTTTAGCCGCTCAAATTGCTTACAAAGGTGGAAAAACAGAAACAGCGATTGCCTTTCTCTCTGATATGTATTCAAAGGTGGTTAGTGAAGAGGCAAAGAAGAGTATCAAAAAAAGGCTTGATGCCTTGCAAGGGGTGTTAATTTTGGAGAAAGCAGTAGAAAGATATAAAATGATGTTTGGACACCTTCCTCACACTTTGTCAGAATTAATAGATAAGGGAATTATCAAGGAAATACCTCAAAATCCCTATCACACTCCCTATTATCTTAAAGACGGGAAAGTCCTGTTTTAA
- a CDS encoding ABC transporter permease: protein MGKVYWISWLAFKEGIKHRILYGIISFFIFVAAVSLLFADFFAIDVVKVGIDFALSGTSLTGLLILFFLCIPMLNRDLDKRTVYFPISSPVSRAQYILGKFFGLFFILLACMVILGILSCLLIKLFMTLYKAYIPLNFSWAKIFLALVFSFLSFLVLLSVIFFFWSISSKGFIVSTFSLMTYIIGESTAVVKEMVSSHPGVIKHIVNFASWVFPNLSYFDLKKVAAHGLHIHLGYILKVSIYAWFYIAILLTLTIIIFQKKDLG from the coding sequence ATGGGTAAAGTTTATTGGATTTCCTGGTTGGCTTTTAAAGAAGGCATCAAACACCGTATTCTATATGGCATTATCTCGTTTTTTATATTTGTGGCAGCAGTTAGTTTATTATTTGCTGACTTCTTTGCCATAGATGTAGTGAAGGTAGGAATTGATTTTGCCCTTTCTGGTACTTCTTTAACTGGATTATTAATTTTATTTTTCTTATGTATTCCCATGTTAAATAGAGACTTAGATAAAAGAACTGTTTATTTTCCTATTTCTTCTCCCGTATCCCGCGCGCAATATATTTTAGGAAAATTCTTTGGTCTATTTTTCATATTACTTGCCTGTATGGTAATATTAGGAATACTTTCTTGTTTATTGATAAAATTATTTATGACCCTTTATAAAGCCTATATCCCTTTGAATTTCTCCTGGGCAAAGATTTTTTTGGCACTGGTTTTCAGTTTCCTTTCTTTCTTAGTCCTTTTGTCTGTAATCTTTTTTTTCTGGAGTATTTCTTCTAAAGGGTTTATTGTTTCTACCTTCAGTCTTATGACCTATATTATTGGGGAAAGTACTGCCGTGGTGAAGGAAATGGTTTCTTCTCACCCAGGTGTGATCAAACATATAGTGAATTTTGCCTCCTGGGTGTTTCCCAATCTTTCTTACTTTGACTTAAAAAAAGTGGCGGCTCATGGCTTGCACATCCATTTGGGTTATATATTAAAAGTCTCTATTTATGCATGGTTTTATATAGCTATATTATTAACCTTGACTATAATTATTTTTCAAAAAAAAGATTTGGGATGA